In Pseudomonas fluorescens, the following are encoded in one genomic region:
- a CDS encoding multicopper oxidase domain-containing protein: MKKMPDLKLLGFFSKPGIAAVILINVSLGAVNAAPLDDFGPPPPTDPSAFTNPPADPKAALDAIEAMPPANTGAYALPNGVYGTRTTPTVDNVLPPALQTSFKIPTNGKPSPLFGAQPYTQQLLLFEEFGTEKLDPTLPAPPLTFPVPIVGPAPTQDPNNIARSGPSAATLEAFMRQPGLYPFPSQFSNVLDRNPWKAQIEAFLNRHPVGSPAEGRPPGKGWSHQRWNEFYPQVAFKTAQAGAKLNGGMRDRRQLHNYAVGEFGPGGLYNQTSDNPVITGTTKGIDTRFHPNMPIQNHKALWTFDGTFPPKLLMVRYGQPVLMRHYNALPIDPSANMGFGLHTLSTHEHNGHSPAESDGYANAFFFPGQYYDYRWPIQLAGYDSINTSAQDPRAAFPCAPGETLFVNDATPGLKTCNNGTIKIRGDWRETMSTHWFHDHMLDFTAQNVYKGNATMMNYYSALDRGNEAFVDGVNLRLPSGSALPWGNRDYDVNLTVADKAWDTTGQLWFNPFNTDGFLGDQILVNWQYQPYLKVRARSYRFRILNGSVSRFFRIALVREIVGTGGEFPGPTGSGLSYTRVPFHLIANDGNLMEHAVPFDGSMDLDADGDVQDHNAILPAQGIAERFDIIVNFSKHGISTGDKLYFVNLMEHHDGKGPESLPLSLADVLSGKYKAVLKLGSKGLEWDAGDPAVGKFMQMVVQPYAGQDVSMNPADYEPAKPGKPVGQSMIPLTLNRDDPTVQAKLNAARHREFTFGRSDGTDEEPWTIKTDGGFGFQMDPRIISAALQLATGPTPAGFSGDGTLEVWKIRNGGNGWSHPVHVHFEEGIVLSRDGKAPPEWEKWARKDVYLIGEGIDSSVDVDIAIRFREFAGTYLEHCHNTQHEDTSMLLRWDVEHPGQFQLMPTPLPGWDGVTYVNSAALPTFRTGDKREEDGDNQKPIANPDSAISNTGQPVIINVLANDTDPDGNVPLKVVGLEQPDSGKGVVSTDGLRVTYTPPATVPAPFTATFSYSASDARNAESAPATVSVAVSAAINESLIVTSATVTARSNSRWYWVLSGTTSRGAGNTITATATTTTGTVNLGAAVLTLTPTGARWNIAVTTAGSGPSPSPTATIKSAFGKTVTVPIKAN, encoded by the coding sequence ATGAAAAAAATGCCAGACCTCAAATTGCTCGGCTTTTTCAGCAAACCGGGCATCGCCGCTGTGATACTGATCAACGTCAGTCTCGGTGCCGTCAACGCCGCACCGCTGGATGATTTCGGCCCGCCCCCTCCGACGGACCCCTCGGCGTTTACCAACCCGCCGGCCGACCCCAAGGCCGCGCTGGATGCCATAGAGGCCATGCCACCCGCCAACACGGGCGCCTACGCCCTGCCCAATGGTGTGTACGGCACCCGCACCACGCCAACGGTCGACAACGTGCTGCCGCCAGCCCTGCAGACATCCTTCAAGATCCCCACCAATGGCAAGCCCAGCCCATTGTTCGGAGCCCAGCCGTACACTCAGCAACTGCTGCTGTTCGAAGAATTCGGCACGGAGAAACTCGACCCGACACTGCCGGCACCGCCCCTGACCTTCCCGGTTCCGATCGTCGGCCCGGCGCCCACCCAGGACCCGAACAACATCGCCCGCAGCGGCCCTTCGGCCGCGACGCTGGAAGCCTTCATGCGCCAGCCGGGGCTGTACCCGTTTCCGTCGCAGTTTTCCAACGTGCTGGACCGCAACCCATGGAAAGCGCAGATCGAAGCCTTCCTCAACCGCCATCCGGTCGGCTCGCCGGCCGAAGGTCGTCCGCCAGGAAAAGGCTGGTCGCACCAGCGCTGGAACGAGTTTTACCCACAGGTCGCCTTCAAGACCGCTCAAGCGGGTGCCAAGCTCAACGGCGGCATGCGCGACCGCCGACAGTTGCACAACTACGCCGTCGGTGAGTTCGGGCCTGGCGGGCTCTACAACCAGACCTCGGACAACCCGGTCATAACGGGCACCACCAAAGGCATCGACACCCGCTTTCACCCCAACATGCCGATTCAGAACCACAAGGCACTCTGGACCTTCGACGGCACCTTTCCGCCAAAACTGCTGATGGTGCGGTACGGCCAACCCGTGCTGATGCGTCACTACAACGCCCTGCCGATCGATCCGTCGGCCAACATGGGTTTCGGTCTGCACACCCTCAGCACCCACGAACACAACGGCCACTCCCCGGCCGAAAGCGACGGCTATGCCAATGCGTTTTTCTTTCCGGGGCAGTACTACGACTATCGCTGGCCGATCCAGTTGGCCGGTTACGACAGCATCAACACCAGCGCCCAGGATCCGCGCGCGGCGTTCCCCTGCGCCCCGGGCGAAACCCTGTTCGTCAACGATGCCACGCCGGGCCTCAAGACCTGCAACAACGGCACCATCAAGATCCGTGGCGACTGGCGCGAAACCATGAGCACCCACTGGTTCCACGACCACATGCTCGATTTCACCGCGCAGAACGTCTACAAGGGCAACGCGACGATGATGAACTACTACAGCGCCCTGGATCGCGGTAACGAAGCGTTTGTAGACGGCGTCAACCTGCGCCTGCCCAGCGGTTCTGCATTGCCCTGGGGCAACCGCGACTATGACGTCAACCTGACGGTGGCCGACAAGGCCTGGGATACCACTGGCCAGCTGTGGTTCAACCCGTTCAACACCGATGGTTTTCTCGGCGACCAGATCCTGGTCAACTGGCAGTACCAGCCATACCTGAAAGTGCGCGCGCGCAGCTATCGTTTCCGCATTCTCAATGGCTCGGTGTCACGTTTCTTCAGAATCGCGCTGGTGCGTGAAATCGTCGGCACCGGTGGCGAATTCCCCGGCCCGACCGGTTCCGGCCTGTCCTATACCCGTGTGCCGTTCCACTTGATCGCCAACGACGGCAACCTCATGGAACACGCCGTGCCGTTCGACGGCAGCATGGACCTGGACGCCGACGGCGATGTGCAGGACCACAACGCCATCCTGCCCGCCCAGGGCATCGCCGAGCGTTTCGACATCATCGTCAACTTCTCAAAACACGGGATCAGCACCGGCGACAAGTTGTACTTCGTCAACCTGATGGAGCACCACGACGGCAAGGGTCCGGAAAGTCTGCCGCTGAGCCTGGCCGATGTCCTGTCCGGCAAGTACAAGGCAGTGCTCAAGCTGGGCAGCAAAGGGCTGGAATGGGACGCCGGCGACCCGGCGGTGGGCAAGTTCATGCAGATGGTGGTCCAGCCTTATGCCGGCCAGGACGTGAGCATGAACCCCGCCGACTACGAACCCGCCAAGCCGGGCAAGCCGGTGGGTCAAAGCATGATCCCGCTGACCCTCAACCGTGACGACCCGACGGTGCAAGCCAAGCTCAACGCGGCGCGGCATCGCGAGTTCACTTTCGGCCGCTCCGACGGCACCGACGAAGAACCCTGGACGATCAAGACCGACGGTGGGTTCGGCTTCCAGATGGACCCTCGAATCATCAGCGCCGCTCTGCAACTGGCCACCGGTCCGACCCCTGCCGGGTTCTCCGGCGACGGCACCCTGGAAGTGTGGAAAATCAGGAACGGCGGCAACGGCTGGAGCCACCCGGTGCACGTGCACTTCGAAGAAGGCATCGTCCTCAGCCGCGACGGCAAGGCGCCGCCGGAATGGGAAAAATGGGCGCGCAAGGACGTCTATCTCATCGGCGAGGGCATCGACAGTTCGGTGGACGTGGACATAGCGATCCGCTTCCGGGAGTTCGCCGGGACCTACCTGGAGCACTGCCACAACACCCAGCACGAGGACACCTCGATGCTGCTGCGCTGGGATGTCGAGCACCCCGGCCAGTTCCAGTTGATGCCAACGCCCCTGCCTGGCTGGGACGGCGTCACCTACGTCAATTCCGCTGCGCTGCCGACCTTCCGCACTGGCGATAAACGTGAAGAGGACGGCGATAACCAAAAACCGATTGCCAACCCCGACAGCGCCATCAGTAACACCGGCCAACCGGTGATCATCAACGTGCTGGCCAACGACACCGACCCTGACGGTAACGTGCCACTTAAAGTGGTGGGCCTGGAGCAACCGGACTCCGGCAAGGGCGTGGTCAGCACCGACGGTCTGCGCGTGACCTACACACCACCGGCCACGGTCCCCGCGCCGTTCACCGCGACCTTTTCCTATAGCGCCAGCGATGCCAGGAACGCGGAGTCGGCACCGGCGACGGTGTCCGTGGCGGTCTCGGCAGCGATCAACGAGAGCCTGATCGTCACCAGCGCTACCGTCACCGCCCGCAGCAACAGCCGCTGGTATTGGGTCCTGTCCGGCACCACCTCCCGTGGCGCGGGCAATACCATCACGGCGACTGCCACCACCACGACCGGTACGGTGAACCTTGGCGCCGCCGTCCTGACGCTGACACCGACAGGCGCGCGCTGGAATATAGCGGTGACGACCGCCGGCAGTGGTCCGTCGCCTAGCCCGACGGCGACCATCAAATCGGCCTTCGGCAAAACCGTGACGGTGCCGATAAAGGCGAACTAG
- a CDS encoding YceI family protein, with product MNLRSARCVALAGTLVFGPVPFAEAVEYKDVNARASTLSFTYVQMGSKAFGTFGKFKAKLDFDTDNPGAAHAALTIDLKSIDAGSSDANTELQKPAWFDTATYPVATFESTSIKALGNNRYTITGKLSLRGLTREVSVPVLLKSESAIGIFEGQLVLKRDDFKIGEGEWADSVVSNEINIRFRMVAPQR from the coding sequence ATGAACCTTCGATCCGCGCGTTGTGTCGCTCTGGCCGGCACGCTTGTGTTCGGCCCGGTGCCGTTTGCTGAAGCCGTGGAATACAAGGATGTGAACGCCAGGGCCAGCACCTTGAGTTTCACCTATGTGCAGATGGGTTCGAAAGCCTTCGGCACCTTTGGCAAGTTCAAGGCCAAACTCGACTTCGACACCGATAACCCCGGCGCCGCCCATGCCGCGCTGACCATCGACCTGAAAAGCATCGACGCCGGCAGCAGCGACGCCAACACCGAGCTGCAAAAACCGGCGTGGTTCGACACCGCGACTTATCCGGTGGCGACCTTCGAGTCGACGTCCATCAAGGCCCTGGGCAATAACCGCTACACCATCACCGGCAAGCTTTCCCTGCGGGGACTCACTCGGGAAGTGAGTGTGCCGGTGCTGCTCAAATCGGAGAGCGCCATCGGCATCTTCGAGGGCCAACTGGTGCTCAAGCGTGACGACTTCAAGATCGGCGAGGGCGAGTGGGCGGACAGTGTGGTGTCCAACGAGATCAATATCCGCTTCCGGATGGTGGCGCCGCAGCGGTGA
- a CDS encoding phosphoribosyltransferase, giving the protein MNPLSHSILQDRPAAGRRLIEPLLPYANRSDVIVLALPRGGVPVAYEVATALKVRLDLMLVRKLGVPSHPEYAMGAIASGGIQIRNEEALRVHPIAKAAFDAVVERESRELLRREQVYRGMRPAVQLKDQVVILIDDGLATGASMRAAIQALRVQAPSRIVVAVPVAPIETVQALRSEVDELICPLIPEWFMSIGHWYMDFSQTSDTEVIDLLQRAWQRGECGQRGRPAAGGRKSTGEVE; this is encoded by the coding sequence ATGAACCCCTTGTCCCATTCCATCCTGCAAGACCGGCCAGCGGCCGGGCGGCGTTTGATTGAGCCGTTGCTGCCTTACGCCAATCGCTCCGACGTCATCGTTCTGGCCTTGCCCCGTGGCGGCGTGCCGGTGGCTTATGAGGTGGCCACGGCGCTGAAGGTTCGCCTGGACCTGATGCTGGTGCGCAAGCTCGGCGTGCCGTCCCACCCGGAGTACGCCATGGGCGCGATTGCCAGCGGCGGCATCCAGATTCGTAATGAAGAGGCGCTGCGGGTGCATCCGATTGCGAAGGCTGCGTTCGACGCTGTGGTCGAACGGGAAAGCCGCGAGCTGCTGCGCCGCGAGCAGGTCTACCGTGGCATGCGGCCGGCGGTGCAGCTCAAGGATCAGGTGGTGATCCTGATCGACGACGGCCTGGCCACCGGCGCTTCGATGAGGGCGGCGATCCAGGCGCTGCGGGTGCAGGCGCCATCGCGCATCGTGGTGGCGGTGCCGGTGGCGCCGATCGAAACGGTGCAGGCGCTACGCAGCGAGGTGGATGAGTTGATCTGCCCGCTGATACCCGAGTGGTTCATGTCGATTGGCCATTGGTACATGGATTTTTCCCAGACCTCAGATACCGAGGTGATCGACCTGTTGCAGCGGGCGTGGCAACGCGGGGAGTGCGGGCAGCGCGGACGGCCAGCGGCAGGTGGTCGCAAATCAACGGGTGAGGTGGAATAA